A single region of the Nicotiana sylvestris chromosome 6, ASM39365v2, whole genome shotgun sequence genome encodes:
- the LOC104222541 gene encoding serine/threonine-protein kinase STY8-like, whose product MAAALECWSSRASIDEEMVEQVLMRNNHRSEAPPGSGCSTGTVSAGGIGGLKESSSAMQKRLQRLSRNVSEVIASLKNSLNLETVRDSPLPSDRVETGRKHVWGSVVRGLTQLYPGSQLPEKLVSNIRKHYDSFPLSYGQAGFEMKDVFLHIRLIEQASTEDHPAIMIQEVSDDEVQGSIFKLTFACNSSISWSAMSGALDSALICCKKIQIFEKKGFTLGIVMLLVQSGKEKMFKARIENVLKSALKKPKSTAMKKLPFGICGSQEENTRSREYEEIEEDSGQPNYKNEFDNSTPKVQLQMPLPTSLFTVSVDEWQTVLSGGEKIGKWLLSSDNLEFIDQIGPNTFKGVYKGKRVAVEKLKGCDKGIAYEFVLRQDLLELMTCGQKSILQFFGVCISENHGLCVLTKLMEAGSAYDLLLKKKKLQTKEIIRIAIDIAEGIKFINDHGAAYRDLNTQRILLDKNGNACLGDMGIVAACRSIDEAMEYETDGYRWLAPEIIAGDPESVRETWMSNVYSFGMIIWELVAGEVAYSAYSPVQAAVGIAACGLRPEIPKDCPQVLRSLMIKCWDNCPSKRPQFSGILSILVRSSSNSFSNTR is encoded by the exons atGGCCGCAGCTTTAGAGTGCTGGTCAAGTCGAGCTAGCATTGACGAGGAAATGGTAGAACAAGTTCTAATGAGAAACAATCACAGATCGGAGGCGCCGCCGGGAAGCGGTTGCTCAACCGGTACTGTATCTGCCGGCGGAATTGGAGGTTTAAAGGAGTCTTCTTCAGCAATGCAGAAACGACTACAGAGGCTGAGCAGGAACGTGTCGGAGGTAATTGCGTCGCTTAAGAACTCACTAAACCTCGAAACGGTTCGTGACTCGCCTTTGCCATCGGACCGAGTTGAGACCGGTCGGAAGCACGTTTGGGGCAGCGTTGTACGGGGATTGACTCAGCTTTATCCTGGTAGTCAACTTCCAGAGAAGCTTGTATCCAACATTCGCAAGCATTACGACTCTTTCCCACTCAG CTATGGGCAAGCTGGATTTGAAATGAAGGATGTCTTTCTACATATTAGATTGATAGAGCAGGCATCCACAGAGGACCACCCAGCCATTATGATACAAGAGGTATCTGATGATGAAGTTCAAGGATCAATTTTTAAGTTAACATTTGCATGTAACTCTTCTATATCGTGGTCTGCAATGTCCGGGGCGCTCGACAGCGCCTTGATTTGTTGTAAAAAGATACAGATCTTTGAAAAGAAAGGTTTTACATTGGGGATTGTGATGCTTTTGGTTCAATCTGGGAAAGAAAAAATGTTTAAAGCTCGTATCGAGAATGTTCTTAAATCAGCCCTTAAGAAGCCAAAATCTACTGCAATGAAGAAGCTACCGTTTGGGATTTGTGGGAGTCAAGAGGAGAACACAAGGAGCAGAGAAtatgaggagattgaagaggaCTCTGGGCAGCCAAATTACAAAAATGAGTTCGATAATTCTACCCCAAAGGTCCAGTTGCAAATGCCGTTACCTACTTCTTTGTTTACGGTCTCGGTGGATGAATGGCAGACTGTGTTATCTGGTGGAGAAAAGATTGGAAAGTGGTTGTTGAGCTCTGATAATCTTGAGTTCATCGATCAGATTGGACCGAATACATTCAAAGGGGTATACAAGGGAAAAAGAGTTGCGGTTGAGAAGCTCAAGGGGTGTGACAAAGGAATTGCATACGAGTTTGTGCTTCGACAAGATTTGTTGGAGCTGATGACGTGCGGTCAAAAGAGTATATTGCAATTTTTTGGTGTTTGCATCAGTGAAAATCATGGCTTGTGTGTTCTGACTAAGTTGATGGAAGCTGGGTCAGCTTATGACTTATTGCTGAAGAAAAAGAAACTCCAGACTAAAGAAATAATAAGGATTGCCATTGATATAGCTGAGGGAATcaagtttataaatgatcatggaGCTGCATATAGAGATCTTAATACACAGAGGATCTTGTTAGACAAAAATGGGAATGCTTGCTTAGGTGATATGGGCATAGTAGCTGCTTGCAGGAGTATTGACGAAGCCATGGAGTATGAGACTGATGGTTATAGATGGCTAGCTCCTGAG ATAATTGCAGGTGACCCTGAAAGTGTTAGAGAGACTTGGATGAGTAATGTATATAGTTTTGGAATGATTATATGGGAATTGGTTGCTGGTGAGGTAGCATATTCTGCTTACTCACCAGTACAGGCTGCTGTCGGAATTGCTGCTTGTGGGCTGAGACCTGAAATTCCAAAAGATTGCCCCCAAGTTTTGAGGTCTCTTATGATCAAGTGTTGGGACAATTGCCCTTCAAAACGTCCTCAGTTCAGTGGAATTCTGTCAATATTGGTACGTTCCAGCAGTAACAGCTTCAGTAATACTAGGTAA